The segment CTACAATAGTCTGTGTCAGGCAAACAAAGGGCAGAGAAAATGGCGCTTCCGAAAAACGTTCTGGGCACTGAACTTGAGTGCTGCTGTACGGATCCGATGACAGGTTTTTACCGCGATGGCTTTTGCCGAACTGGCATGGGGGATCATGGTGTGCACACGGTTTGCGCGATCATGACGGAGGAGTTTCTGAAGTTCTCCAAAGAGGCGGGCAATGATTTGTCGACGCCGATGCCGGAGTATAAATTTCCGGGGCTCAAGGCGGGCGACAAGTGGTGTCTTTGTGCGTCGCGTTGGCAGGAAGCGTACGACGCCGGGATGGCGCCAAATGTTGTCCTGGAGGCCACGCATATGTCGAGTGTCGAGTTTGCGGATCTTGATGCTTTGAAAGAGTTTGCCGTTGAAGAGTGTTGAGAGGCTGAGGCCTTGGGAAATACCCGGTACCCGGTACCCGGTACCCGGCAGCAAATACGCAGTCCTCAGTCCTGACACCGAAAACCGAAAACCGAAAACCGAAAACCAAACCTTGCCAAAACCTGCTTTTCCCCGATAATTTCAACCAATCTCCGCCGCTGGACCAAACGTGTCCATTCCTCGGCGAAAGATAGAAGGATCGACAGCCCGTAACGTCGCGGGCTTCATTGAAACGCTTCACCAGGCCTTCCAGTGATCAAACGGATTGAACTTGTCAACTTCATGTCGCACCGGCATACCGTCATCGAACCGGCGGCCGGTCTGACGGTTCTTGTTGGCCCCAACAACTGCGGCAAATCCGCGATCGTCACCGCCCTGCAGATCCTCTGCCACAACGACAACTCCACCTACGTCTTGCGGCACGGCGCCAAAGAATGCCGCATCATTGTCGAAACCGATGACGGGCATCGCATCGAATGGATTCGCAAAAAAAGCGGATCGCCCAGCTATAAAATCAACTGCAAAGATTTCGATCGGCTCAACAAGAAAGAAAGCGACGTCTGGGACGAGCTGAAGAAAACGCTTCGTCTACCGCGTGTCGAGTTCGACAACAATAAATTCGACGTTCACATCGGTGAGCAACGAAATCCCGTGTTCCTGCTGGGCGATAAAGGCAAGGGTGCCGCCCAGTTTTTCGCTTCGTCCTCGGACGCGATTCGTCTGGTCGAAATGCAGGACTTGCACAAACGGCAAACGGCCGAAAACAAACGTGAACGAAAACGCCTGGCCACGCAACAAACCCAAGTCACCGAGGCGATCGAGTGTCTCGAATCGGTCCCGGAAGTCGACGCCGCGATTGGCAAGATCGAAGAACAATACGCAGTGCTCAAAACCGAAGAAGCCAAAACCGCTCGGCTGGATCAGGCTCTTGCGGACCTGACGCTTCGCCAGAAAGAAACCAAACGCTTCGCGGCGATCAATTCCGCATTGCAAGCTCTGCCCCAACCGCCGCAGTTCAGCAATCCTGCTTCGCTGCAGAAACTGATTGAGCAAATCGGCATCGAACGTGCTTCGGTCAAAAAAAGTCAGGCACTACAGTCTGCGCTTCAATCGCTCACCAAACCGCCGACCTTTGGCAATCCGGCCTCTCTGCAAAAACTGATTGAACAACTCCGATCCGAGCAAAATTCGATTCGCAAAAGTTCTTCGTTGAAGGCCACGTTCAATTCGCTGACCAAGCCTCCTGCTTTCTCCGATTCTGAATCGCTAAGGACGAAGCTTCGATCGATTCGCAAGCTGCGCAGAACCGTCGCCAAACTTTCGGCCGAGCAACAGTTGCTTTCCAAAGTCCAAGAACCTCCCGAATCCAAAGATTCCGAAACTGTTTCAGCACTTGCGAAATGCATCGTCGATCTTCGCACGGAAATCGAGTCCTGCAATGAAGTTCGCGCGAAACTGAAACAGGCTCAACAGCAACTCGGCCAGGCAAAGGCGGAAATCGAACAGTGGGTTTACGAAAACCCTGGCTGCCCGACTTGCGGAAGCGAAATCAGCGCCGACGTGAT is part of the Mariniblastus fucicola genome and harbors:
- a CDS encoding DUF2237 family protein, whose product is MALPKNVLGTELECCCTDPMTGFYRDGFCRTGMGDHGVHTVCAIMTEEFLKFSKEAGNDLSTPMPEYKFPGLKAGDKWCLCASRWQEAYDAGMAPNVVLEATHMSSVEFADLDALKEFAVEEC
- a CDS encoding AAA family ATPase produces the protein MIKRIELVNFMSHRHTVIEPAAGLTVLVGPNNCGKSAIVTALQILCHNDNSTYVLRHGAKECRIIVETDDGHRIEWIRKKSGSPSYKINCKDFDRLNKKESDVWDELKKTLRLPRVEFDNNKFDVHIGEQRNPVFLLGDKGKGAAQFFASSSDAIRLVEMQDLHKRQTAENKRERKRLATQQTQVTEAIECLESVPEVDAAIGKIEEQYAVLKTEEAKTARLDQALADLTLRQKETKRFAAINSALQALPQPPQFSNPASLQKLIEQIGIERASVKKSQALQSALQSLTKPPTFGNPASLQKLIEQLRSEQNSIRKSSSLKATFNSLTKPPAFSDSESLRTKLRSIRKLRRTVAKLSAEQQLLSKVQEPPESKDSETVSALAKCIVDLRTEIESCNEVRAKLKQAQQQLGQAKAEIEQWVYENPGCPTCGSEISADVILSGGHQHG